The following proteins come from a genomic window of Tepidiforma thermophila:
- a CDS encoding ABC transporter substrate-binding protein encodes MKRWFLGAAALAAALLAGAVLTACGGDDDDGDGKLTPVTFMLNWTPNTYHSGVYIALDRGWYRDAGLDVKIIEPAAGGTAQVLAAGKADFGVMAQEEIIPARAEGVPVVALAALIQHNDSSLYFLKSEGITRPRDLEGKTYGGFGGVLERQLISELVKCDGGDPSKVKFVEVGNVDYLAGMESNRFDFVWVFEFWDVLRAREVEKKDVGSLKFIDYTHCIPDWYTPLIVTSERMIKEKPDVVRKFMEASVRGYEVAMKDPKAAADAIMKGAPESDRRLLEVSAEYLSTRYVDPGRPWGLQDREVWVTFTEYLRRAGLIDKEIDVDAAFTNEFLPKR; translated from the coding sequence ATGAAACGCTGGTTCCTGGGGGCAGCGGCGCTGGCCGCTGCGCTGCTGGCCGGGGCGGTGCTGACCGCCTGCGGCGGGGACGACGATGACGGGGACGGAAAGCTCACGCCCGTCACGTTCATGCTGAACTGGACGCCGAACACTTACCACAGCGGGGTGTACATCGCGCTAGACCGGGGCTGGTACCGGGACGCGGGGCTCGACGTGAAGATCATCGAGCCGGCCGCCGGCGGGACGGCGCAGGTGCTGGCCGCGGGGAAGGCCGACTTCGGCGTGATGGCGCAGGAGGAGATCATCCCGGCGCGGGCGGAAGGGGTGCCGGTGGTGGCGCTGGCTGCGCTTATCCAGCACAACGACTCGTCGCTGTACTTCCTGAAGAGCGAGGGGATTACGCGGCCGCGCGACCTTGAAGGTAAGACGTACGGCGGGTTTGGCGGGGTGCTGGAGCGCCAGCTGATTTCGGAGCTGGTGAAGTGCGACGGCGGCGACCCCTCGAAGGTGAAGTTCGTCGAAGTGGGGAACGTGGACTACCTTGCGGGGATGGAGTCGAACCGGTTCGACTTTGTCTGGGTGTTCGAGTTCTGGGATGTGCTGCGGGCACGGGAAGTCGAGAAGAAGGACGTCGGCAGCCTGAAGTTCATCGACTACACGCACTGCATCCCGGACTGGTACACGCCGCTGATTGTGACGAGCGAGCGAATGATTAAGGAGAAGCCGGACGTGGTGCGGAAGTTTATGGAGGCATCGGTGCGCGGCTACGAGGTGGCGATGAAGGACCCGAAGGCCGCGGCGGACGCCATCATGAAGGGTGCGCCGGAGTCGGACCGGAGGCTGCTGGAGGTGAGCGCGGAGTATCTCTCGACGCGGTATGTGGACCCGGGCCGGCCGTGGGGTCTCCAGGACCGCGAGGTGTGGGTGACGTTTACTGAGTACCTGCGGCGCGCAGGGCTCATCGATAAAGAGATTGACGTGGACGCTGCGTTCACGAACGAGTTCCTGCCGAAGCGATAA
- a CDS encoding thiamine-binding protein: MIVEIECLPRPYGEPGAPYSFVEAAIRVIQESGLKYEVSALGTTFEGEPDEVWRVAREAHEACLAAGAESVLTIVKFSQSRMPNPPTMESLTAKFRDGGSS; encoded by the coding sequence ATGATTGTCGAAATCGAGTGCCTGCCCCGGCCGTACGGGGAGCCAGGCGCGCCGTATTCGTTCGTCGAGGCTGCGATCCGGGTGATCCAGGAGTCGGGCCTGAAGTACGAGGTCTCGGCGCTGGGGACGACGTTCGAGGGCGAGCCGGACGAGGTCTGGCGGGTGGCGCGCGAGGCACACGAGGCGTGCCTCGCCGCGGGCGCCGAGAGCGTGCTGACGATCGTGAAGTTTTCGCAGAGCCGGATGCCGAATCCGCCGACGATGGAATCGCTGACGGCGAAGTTCCGGGACGGCGGGTCGTCGTGA
- a CDS encoding enoyl-CoA hydratase/isomerase family protein, whose translation MPVRTERRDRTFLITLDRPEAMNSIDPEMYRQLGEAWDRFEQDDELLVAVVTGAGEQAFCAGRDLVKSVEDEANDWSQQRGGGRLTPEGIWKPVIAAINGHCLAAGLALALGCDVRVASPNATFGTMAAKRGIVAGGGQTQRLARYIPFGIAMEMILFAERISAEDALRYGLVNRVVPQGELLPFAMDWAAKLCQNAPLAVQAMKRAAYEGAWELPFREGMRLEARLYAEIMQTRDAAEGARAFAEKRPPRFEGR comes from the coding sequence ATGCCTGTCCGCACCGAACGCCGCGACCGCACGTTCCTGATCACGCTCGACCGGCCGGAGGCGATGAACAGCATCGACCCGGAGATGTACCGCCAGCTCGGCGAGGCGTGGGACCGGTTCGAGCAGGACGATGAGCTGCTGGTGGCGGTGGTGACGGGTGCGGGGGAGCAGGCGTTCTGCGCGGGACGCGACCTCGTGAAGAGCGTCGAGGACGAGGCGAACGACTGGAGCCAGCAGCGGGGCGGGGGCCGGCTGACGCCGGAGGGCATCTGGAAGCCGGTGATTGCGGCGATCAACGGACACTGCCTTGCGGCGGGGCTGGCGCTGGCGCTGGGGTGCGACGTGCGGGTGGCCAGCCCGAATGCGACCTTCGGGACGATGGCCGCGAAGCGGGGGATTGTGGCCGGGGGCGGCCAGACGCAGCGGCTGGCGCGGTACATCCCGTTCGGCATTGCGATGGAGATGATCCTGTTTGCGGAGCGGATCAGCGCGGAGGATGCGCTGCGGTATGGGCTGGTGAACCGGGTGGTGCCGCAGGGCGAGCTGCTGCCGTTCGCCATGGACTGGGCGGCAAAGCTGTGCCAGAACGCGCCGCTGGCGGTGCAGGCGATGAAGCGGGCGGCCTACGAGGGAGCGTGGGAGCTGCCGTTCCGGGAGGGGATGCGGCTTGAGGCGCGGCTCTACGCGGAGATCATGCAGACGCGGGATGCGGCCGAAGGCGCCAGGGCGTTTGCCGAGAAGCGGCCGCCGCGGTTCGAGGGGCGATAG
- the asnB gene encoding asparagine synthase (glutamine-hydrolyzing), which translates to MCGIAGILSLGAGEVPREDVLAMARRLRHRGPDGEGSYFGQGIGFGHTRLAIIDLSHASDQPFADEAAGLVLVFNGEIYNYVELRRELEGLGHRFRSQGDTEVLLRAFAQWRTGAFARLNGMFACAIWDERRRELVLARDRFGEKPLYLARTGREVLFASEMKAILAVRPELREPNLRAVYRYIARGDLDQDAESFFAGIASLPAGHYLVLDREGRGTPRRYWLPRAAETPRRHAEAVEAFRSLFFDAVRIRLRSDVPVGSSLSGGIDSSSIVCTIHAMKEALGLGEQHTFSARFASAAHDEGRFIDLVAQRCGVHRHDTWVEPEAFEAAFAALQYHQEEPIASTSPFAQWMVMRLAREHGTTVLLDGQGADELLGGYTQALGMFFAHWLRTGRLDRAAGLLWGSWRRYGSLRAPALFGAYYLLPARVRDRLAERYFGSGALVAPEVHDRYAPAHAATIAPFRDRLRNELVRWQQTTQLPEFLRYADRNSMAFSREVRLPFLDHRLVEFCFGLPPQWLLEGATTKAILRRAMEGIVPDGVLKRRDKLAYAPPQRSWAQGPLKGWIVRHLEGAARRQDVFDASAVQAVREGFLRGGGDVLAWRVASTEAWFAQMVDRAPGLPAGCE; encoded by the coding sequence ATGTGCGGGATAGCCGGCATTCTTTCCCTCGGCGCCGGGGAGGTGCCGCGGGAGGACGTGCTCGCCATGGCGCGGCGGCTGCGGCATCGCGGCCCGGACGGGGAGGGGAGCTACTTTGGGCAGGGGATCGGGTTTGGGCACACGCGGCTGGCGATCATCGACCTGAGCCACGCCTCGGACCAGCCGTTTGCGGACGAGGCGGCGGGGCTGGTGCTGGTGTTCAACGGCGAGATTTACAATTACGTGGAGCTGCGGAGGGAGCTGGAGGGGCTGGGCCACCGGTTCCGCTCGCAGGGGGACACGGAGGTGCTGCTGCGGGCGTTTGCGCAGTGGAGGACGGGGGCGTTCGCGCGGCTGAACGGGATGTTTGCCTGCGCCATCTGGGACGAGCGGCGGCGGGAGCTGGTGCTGGCGCGCGACCGGTTCGGCGAGAAGCCGCTCTACCTGGCGCGGACGGGGCGGGAGGTGCTGTTTGCGAGCGAGATGAAGGCGATCCTTGCGGTGCGGCCGGAGCTTCGGGAGCCGAACCTGCGGGCGGTGTACCGCTACATCGCCCGCGGCGACCTCGACCAGGACGCGGAGAGTTTTTTCGCGGGGATTGCGAGTCTGCCGGCCGGGCACTACCTGGTGCTGGACCGGGAGGGGCGAGGGACGCCGCGGCGGTACTGGCTGCCGCGGGCGGCGGAGACGCCGCGGCGGCATGCGGAGGCGGTGGAGGCGTTCCGGTCGCTGTTCTTCGATGCGGTGCGGATCCGGCTGCGGAGCGATGTGCCGGTCGGGAGTTCGCTGAGCGGGGGCATCGATTCGTCGAGCATTGTGTGCACGATTCACGCGATGAAGGAGGCGCTGGGACTCGGCGAGCAGCACACCTTCAGCGCGCGGTTCGCATCGGCGGCACACGATGAGGGCCGGTTCATCGACCTGGTGGCACAGCGGTGCGGGGTGCACCGGCACGACACCTGGGTGGAGCCGGAGGCGTTCGAGGCGGCGTTCGCGGCGCTGCAGTACCACCAGGAGGAGCCAATCGCGAGCACCAGCCCGTTTGCGCAGTGGATGGTGATGCGGCTGGCGCGGGAGCACGGGACGACCGTGCTGCTGGACGGGCAGGGCGCGGATGAGCTGCTGGGCGGTTATACCCAGGCGCTGGGGATGTTCTTCGCGCACTGGCTGCGAACCGGGAGGCTGGACCGGGCGGCGGGGCTCCTGTGGGGGTCGTGGCGGCGGTACGGATCGCTGCGGGCGCCGGCGCTGTTCGGGGCGTACTACCTGCTGCCGGCCAGGGTGCGCGACCGGCTGGCGGAGCGGTACTTTGGGTCGGGGGCGCTGGTGGCGCCGGAGGTGCATGACCGGTACGCGCCGGCGCACGCGGCGACGATTGCGCCGTTCCGCGACCGGCTGCGGAACGAGCTGGTGCGCTGGCAACAGACGACGCAGCTGCCGGAGTTCCTGCGCTATGCGGACCGGAACAGCATGGCGTTCAGCCGGGAGGTGCGGCTGCCCTTTCTCGACCACCGGCTGGTGGAGTTCTGCTTCGGGCTGCCGCCCCAGTGGCTGCTGGAAGGTGCGACGACCAAAGCGATTCTCCGGCGGGCGATGGAGGGCATTGTGCCGGACGGCGTGCTGAAGCGGCGGGACAAGCTGGCGTATGCGCCGCCGCAGCGGAGCTGGGCGCAGGGCCCGCTGAAGGGGTGGATCGTCCGGCACCTCGAGGGGGCGGCGCGGCGGCAGGACGTCTTCGACGCGTCGGCGGTGCAGGCGGTGCGGGAGGGGTTCCTCCGCGGCGGGGGCGACGTGCTGGCGTGGCGGGTGGCGAGCACGGAGGCGTGGTTCGCGCAGATGGTCGACCGGGCGCCGGGGCTGCCGGCCGGGTGCGAATGA
- a CDS encoding SDR family oxidoreductase yields MAISFEGQVAVVTGAGAGLGRAYALDLARRGAKVVVNDLGGDPHGQGADAAPARKVCDEIIAAGGTAVPNFDSVATYEGGYNIVKTALDNFGRLDIVICNAGILRDVAFHNMSEEDWDKVFAVHVKGTFSVLRHAWPVFRQQAYGRVVLTTSSSGIYGQFGQANYGAAKTAMLGLMNVLKQEGAKYNVMVNTIAPVAGTRLTQTVMPPEMVERLKPEYVVPAVVYMVSKECQDSGLIIEAGAGNFNRAAIVKGPGIQPGLGELKDAEWVQANWEKICSLEGAEPMWRTGQTLKAYLAEKAAQKQG; encoded by the coding sequence ATGGCGATTTCGTTTGAAGGACAGGTGGCGGTGGTGACCGGCGCGGGCGCCGGGCTGGGCCGGGCGTACGCGCTGGACCTGGCGCGGCGCGGGGCGAAGGTCGTGGTGAACGACCTTGGCGGCGACCCGCACGGCCAGGGTGCGGACGCGGCGCCGGCGCGCAAGGTGTGCGATGAGATCATCGCGGCCGGCGGGACGGCGGTGCCGAACTTCGACAGCGTGGCGACGTACGAAGGCGGCTACAACATCGTCAAGACGGCGCTGGATAACTTTGGCCGGCTGGACATCGTGATCTGCAACGCGGGCATCCTGCGGGATGTGGCGTTCCACAACATGAGCGAGGAGGACTGGGACAAGGTCTTCGCGGTGCATGTGAAGGGGACGTTCTCGGTGCTGCGGCACGCGTGGCCGGTGTTCCGGCAGCAGGCGTACGGCCGGGTGGTGCTGACGACCTCGTCGTCGGGCATCTACGGGCAGTTCGGCCAGGCGAACTACGGCGCGGCGAAGACGGCGATGCTGGGCCTGATGAACGTGCTGAAGCAGGAAGGCGCGAAGTACAACGTGATGGTGAACACGATTGCGCCGGTGGCCGGGACGCGGCTGACGCAGACGGTGATGCCGCCGGAAATGGTGGAGCGGCTGAAGCCGGAGTACGTGGTGCCGGCGGTGGTCTACATGGTCTCGAAAGAGTGCCAGGACAGCGGCCTGATCATCGAAGCGGGCGCGGGGAACTTTAACCGGGCCGCGATCGTGAAGGGGCCGGGGATTCAGCCGGGCCTGGGCGAGCTGAAGGACGCCGAGTGGGTCCAGGCGAACTGGGAGAAGATCTGCAGCCTGGAAGGCGCGGAGCCGATGTGGCGGACGGGCCAGACGCTGAAGGCGTACCTGGCGGAGAAGGCCGCGCAGAAGCAGGGCTAG
- a CDS encoding CaiB/BaiF CoA transferase family protein, with protein sequence MRGPLEGIRVLDFTWALAGPFATMQLADLGAEVVKVEHPGTHEKERGFGPYYHGISTFFFSPNRGKKGIAIDLKTEEGKELVRRLAAEADVLTENFRPGTMDRLGLGYEALREVNPRLIYAALSGFGQTGPYSSMAAVDAVAQAMGGTMSLNGYRDGPPLRVGVSIGDMVGGLYLALGILAALRAREITGEGQLLDVALMEAQMALCENAIVRHSAFGEHPTRQGSRHPLLAPFGPFETKDGWIVIANVKEWELFCAIIGRDDMALDERFLTNRARLENVDALEAELTRTLKEKTTDEWFAIIEPANVCAVGKVNTIADLFDDPHVAARGMLVDIPLPYGLPGTLKLPNSPIHLSKTPPVVGRPMPEHGGDTDDVLGRWLGLTEGEIAALREAGVVK encoded by the coding sequence ATGCGGGGGCCGCTCGAGGGCATCCGGGTGCTGGACTTTACGTGGGCGCTTGCGGGGCCGTTCGCGACGATGCAGCTGGCGGACCTCGGCGCGGAAGTGGTGAAGGTGGAGCACCCGGGCACGCACGAGAAGGAGCGGGGGTTCGGGCCGTACTACCACGGGATTTCGACGTTCTTCTTCAGCCCGAACCGGGGGAAGAAGGGGATTGCCATCGACCTGAAGACGGAGGAGGGGAAGGAGCTGGTCCGGCGGCTTGCGGCGGAGGCCGACGTGCTCACGGAGAACTTCCGGCCGGGGACGATGGACCGGCTGGGGCTGGGGTACGAGGCGCTGCGGGAGGTGAACCCGCGGCTGATCTACGCGGCGCTGAGCGGGTTCGGGCAGACGGGTCCGTACAGCTCGATGGCGGCGGTGGATGCGGTGGCGCAGGCGATGGGCGGGACGATGAGCCTGAACGGCTATCGCGACGGGCCGCCGCTGCGGGTGGGGGTGAGCATCGGCGACATGGTCGGCGGGCTGTACCTCGCCCTCGGTATTCTGGCGGCCCTGCGGGCGCGGGAGATTACGGGGGAAGGGCAGCTGCTGGATGTGGCGCTGATGGAGGCGCAGATGGCGCTCTGCGAGAACGCGATCGTGCGGCACTCGGCGTTCGGCGAGCACCCGACGCGGCAGGGGAGCCGGCACCCGCTGCTGGCGCCGTTCGGGCCGTTCGAGACGAAGGACGGCTGGATCGTCATCGCGAACGTGAAGGAGTGGGAGCTGTTCTGCGCGATCATCGGGCGGGACGATATGGCGCTGGACGAGCGGTTCCTGACGAACCGGGCGCGGCTGGAGAACGTGGATGCGCTGGAGGCGGAGCTGACGCGGACGCTGAAGGAGAAGACGACGGACGAGTGGTTCGCGATCATCGAGCCGGCGAACGTGTGCGCAGTGGGGAAGGTGAACACGATTGCTGACCTGTTCGATGACCCGCACGTGGCGGCGCGCGGGATGCTGGTGGATATCCCGCTGCCGTACGGCCTGCCGGGGACGCTGAAGCTGCCGAATTCGCCGATTCATCTTTCGAAGACGCCGCCGGTGGTGGGCAGGCCGATGCCGGAGCACGGGGGCGACACCGATGATGTGCTGGGGCGGTGGCTGGGGCTCACGGAGGGAGAGATCGCGGCGCTGCGGGAAGCGGGCGTCGTGAAGTAG
- a CDS encoding ABC transporter ATP-binding protein has product MGRPAIRVEGLTHTFRQKGRDVQAIDRLDLEVGEGEFVALVGPSGCGKSTLLRVLAGLLAPTGGIAEVGGASAIGRPGLVAFMPQKDLLLPWRRALGNAALGLEIRGVPRKEARARARALFGVFGLEGFEQAWPVQMSGGMRQRLALLRTFLVPSPVLLLDEPFGALDAITRRGMHAWLQGVLAIEPRTVLLVTHDVEEALVLADRVVVMSPRPGRVLAEVPAPFSRPREPGIVTEPAFTAAKAEVLAALGDGRELLGLQGEERTAHGA; this is encoded by the coding sequence ATGGGAAGGCCGGCGATCCGGGTCGAGGGGCTGACGCACACGTTCCGGCAGAAGGGGAGGGACGTGCAGGCGATCGACCGCCTCGACCTGGAGGTCGGCGAGGGAGAGTTTGTTGCGCTGGTGGGGCCGAGCGGCTGCGGCAAGAGCACGCTGCTGCGGGTGCTGGCCGGGCTGCTCGCGCCCACCGGCGGCATCGCCGAGGTTGGGGGCGCCTCAGCGATCGGGCGGCCGGGGCTGGTGGCGTTCATGCCGCAGAAGGACCTGCTGCTGCCCTGGCGGCGCGCGCTGGGGAACGCTGCGCTCGGGCTGGAGATCCGGGGGGTGCCCCGGAAGGAGGCCCGGGCGCGGGCGCGGGCGCTGTTCGGGGTGTTCGGGCTGGAGGGGTTTGAGCAGGCGTGGCCGGTGCAGATGAGCGGCGGCATGCGGCAGCGGCTGGCGCTGCTGCGGACCTTCCTCGTGCCGTCGCCGGTGCTGCTGCTGGATGAGCCGTTCGGGGCGCTGGATGCGATCACGCGGCGGGGGATGCACGCGTGGCTGCAGGGGGTGCTGGCGATTGAGCCGCGGACGGTGCTGCTGGTGACGCACGACGTGGAGGAGGCGCTGGTGCTGGCCGACCGGGTGGTGGTGATGTCGCCGCGGCCGGGCCGGGTGCTGGCCGAGGTGCCGGCACCGTTCTCGCGGCCGCGGGAGCCGGGGATCGTGACGGAGCCGGCGTTCACGGCGGCGAAGGCGGAGGTGCTGGCCGCGCTGGGCGACGGGCGTGAGCTGCTGGGCCTGCAGGGGGAGGAACGGACGGCGCACGGGGCGTAG
- a CDS encoding methyltransferase domain-containing protein translates to MPGDWNPDQYERFRNERSQPFFDLLELVRPAPGGRAVDLGCGTGELTRVLHERLGAAETLGIDSSPAMLERAAQFAGGGLRFELADIATFTAERPFDVVFSNAALQWLPDHERLIPRVARLVAPGGQLAFQVPANADHPSHTIAHAVAREEPFATALGGYVRDLPVLPPERYAELLDGLGFADVHVRLQVYVHRLVSSDEVVEWVRGTLLTDYERRLGPELYAQYLARYRERLLAEIGERAPYVYTFKRVLAAGRRPG, encoded by the coding sequence ATGCCTGGGGACTGGAACCCGGACCAGTACGAACGATTCCGGAACGAGCGGAGCCAGCCGTTCTTCGACCTGCTGGAGCTGGTGCGGCCGGCGCCCGGCGGCCGGGCGGTCGACCTCGGGTGCGGCACGGGTGAGCTGACGCGGGTTCTGCACGAGCGGCTCGGGGCGGCGGAGACGCTGGGCATCGACAGCTCGCCGGCGATGCTGGAGCGGGCCGCGCAGTTCGCCGGCGGGGGACTCCGGTTCGAGCTGGCAGACATCGCGACGTTCACGGCGGAGCGGCCGTTCGACGTGGTGTTCTCGAACGCGGCGCTGCAGTGGCTGCCGGACCACGAACGGCTAATCCCGCGGGTGGCCAGGCTGGTTGCGCCGGGCGGGCAGCTTGCGTTCCAGGTGCCGGCGAACGCGGACCACCCCTCCCATACGATTGCGCATGCCGTGGCGCGGGAGGAGCCGTTCGCGACGGCACTGGGCGGGTACGTGCGCGACTTGCCGGTGCTGCCGCCGGAGCGGTACGCGGAGCTGCTGGACGGGCTGGGGTTCGCGGACGTCCATGTGCGGCTGCAGGTGTACGTGCACCGGCTGGTGTCGAGCGACGAGGTGGTGGAGTGGGTCCGCGGTACGCTGCTGACGGACTACGAGCGGCGGCTGGGGCCGGAGCTGTACGCGCAGTACCTGGCGCGGTACCGGGAGCGGCTGCTGGCGGAGATCGGCGAGCGGGCGCCATACGTGTACACGTTCAAGCGGGTGCTGGCGGCAGGGCGGCGGCCGGGATGA
- a CDS encoding zf-TFIIB domain-containing protein: MPSLEELDAAWLRAARQRAAAGSWEREPGEVLAALADAPRAAAPPGAIRCPACPAPPPLAPYRRPGGSPLPVHVCETCWGAWVPDAIVAAGIPPDAVPPAVAAAGPAHGGSAPAAQPARPCPACSSPMEHIPAAGAVLDRCPACRSTWFDTGELAAVYGMVPLVSDSTASADAPDGSPVPAWQVVLDLALLLIAPHLRLRRFF; encoded by the coding sequence ATGCCCTCCCTCGAAGAGCTCGATGCCGCCTGGCTCCGCGCCGCCCGCCAGCGCGCCGCCGCCGGGAGCTGGGAGCGCGAACCGGGCGAGGTCCTGGCCGCGCTCGCCGATGCGCCCCGCGCCGCCGCGCCTCCAGGCGCCATTCGCTGCCCGGCCTGCCCGGCGCCGCCGCCGCTCGCCCCCTACCGCCGGCCCGGCGGCTCGCCGCTCCCCGTCCACGTCTGCGAAACCTGCTGGGGCGCCTGGGTGCCGGATGCGATTGTCGCTGCCGGCATCCCGCCCGATGCCGTCCCGCCGGCGGTCGCCGCTGCCGGTCCCGCCCACGGCGGCTCCGCACCCGCAGCCCAACCGGCCCGCCCCTGCCCCGCCTGCAGCAGCCCGATGGAGCACATCCCTGCCGCCGGCGCGGTCCTCGACCGCTGCCCCGCCTGCCGCTCGACCTGGTTCGATACCGGCGAGCTCGCCGCCGTCTACGGCATGGTCCCCCTCGTGTCCGACTCGACCGCCAGTGCCGACGCCCCCGACGGTTCGCCCGTCCCCGCATGGCAGGTCGTCCTCGACCTCGCCCTCCTGCTCATCGCACCCCACCTCCGCCTCCGGCGGTTCTTCTAA
- a CDS encoding ABC transporter permease, whose protein sequence is MNAARAGRRLAAAYGPSAVLLALLVAAWEAWVRVFDTRTYILPAPSRIWDGFWGTKELLPEHIRTTLAEAVLGLAFGAGAGVAIAVLVAGVPLVRRVLMPLLVVSQTIPMVVLAPLLIVWFGFGMTPKVVVVALWGFFPVAVATADGLMHADREMVGLVRSMGANRLQVLRHIAVPAALPAFFSGLKIAAAYAVGGAVVGEWIGASSGLGLYITRAQTSFRVDRVFVAVVLIALLSMLLFAAVHVLARLATPWMYVKTEEETT, encoded by the coding sequence GTGAACGCTGCGCGGGCGGGGCGGCGGCTGGCCGCGGCCTACGGGCCATCGGCGGTGCTGCTGGCGCTGCTGGTGGCGGCGTGGGAGGCGTGGGTGCGGGTCTTCGATACCCGGACCTACATCCTGCCGGCGCCGTCGCGGATTTGGGACGGCTTCTGGGGAACGAAGGAGCTGCTGCCGGAGCACATCCGCACGACGCTGGCGGAGGCGGTGCTGGGGCTGGCGTTCGGGGCCGGGGCTGGCGTGGCGATCGCGGTGCTGGTGGCCGGGGTCCCGCTGGTGCGGCGGGTGCTGATGCCGCTGCTGGTGGTCTCGCAGACGATTCCGATGGTGGTGCTGGCGCCGCTACTGATCGTGTGGTTCGGGTTCGGGATGACGCCGAAGGTGGTGGTGGTGGCGCTGTGGGGGTTCTTCCCGGTGGCGGTGGCGACGGCCGACGGGCTGATGCACGCGGACCGGGAGATGGTGGGGCTGGTCCGCTCGATGGGGGCGAACCGGCTGCAGGTGCTGCGGCACATTGCGGTGCCGGCGGCGCTGCCGGCGTTCTTTTCGGGGCTGAAGATCGCGGCCGCCTACGCGGTTGGCGGGGCGGTGGTCGGTGAGTGGATCGGGGCGAGCTCCGGGCTGGGGCTCTACATCACCCGGGCGCAGACATCGTTCCGGGTGGACCGGGTGTTCGTCGCGGTGGTGCTGATTGCGCTGCTGAGCATGCTGCTGTTCGCGGCGGTGCATGTGCTGGCGCGGCTGGCGACACCGTGGATGTACGTCAAAACAGAGGAGGAGACGACATGA
- a CDS encoding diguanylate cyclase domain-containing protein: MKHAWRHWIRPRLAAPPGEPLRVTATRRAAVALALLLLVTEFVVAFRFSGTAGAILIASTAGLAAFAYRGLQALATASVQAEDPDAHRHLVDPETHLPNRQQLIDTLARDIARAERYRHPITLAIVRIAQYDEIRTAWGAGTAAQAVLHVAETLTRITRASDFLARLDETRFAVILLQCTGTQAVAYADRVTLATSNRPVRSSARLQVPLYVGVEVTVLEYDAARFRGPLEFLSQAGGDLLLESVRPPRSRRSALAHDPRAIRQQLVRDYYPEGEVKEFADAYREARSRSRHAG, translated from the coding sequence GTGAAACACGCCTGGCGCCACTGGATCCGCCCCCGGCTCGCCGCACCGCCCGGCGAACCCCTCCGCGTCACCGCCACGCGCAGGGCAGCGGTCGCCCTCGCGCTGCTCCTCCTCGTCACCGAGTTCGTCGTCGCATTCCGCTTCTCCGGCACCGCTGGCGCTATCCTCATCGCCTCAACCGCGGGGCTGGCCGCCTTCGCCTACCGCGGCCTCCAGGCCCTCGCAACCGCCTCCGTCCAGGCTGAAGACCCCGACGCCCACCGGCACCTCGTCGACCCCGAAACCCACCTCCCCAACCGCCAGCAGCTCATCGATACCCTCGCCCGCGACATCGCCCGCGCCGAGCGCTACCGCCATCCCATCACCCTCGCCATCGTCCGCATCGCCCAGTACGACGAGATCCGCACCGCCTGGGGCGCCGGCACCGCCGCCCAGGCCGTCCTCCATGTCGCCGAAACCCTCACCCGCATCACCCGCGCCAGCGATTTCCTCGCCCGGCTCGATGAGACCCGCTTCGCCGTCATCCTCCTCCAGTGCACCGGCACCCAGGCTGTCGCCTACGCCGACCGCGTCACCCTCGCAACCTCCAACCGCCCGGTCCGCTCCAGCGCCCGCCTCCAGGTCCCCCTCTACGTCGGCGTCGAAGTCACCGTCCTCGAGTACGATGCCGCCCGCTTCCGCGGCCCCCTCGAATTCCTCTCCCAGGCCGGCGGCGACCTCCTCCTCGAGTCCGTCCGCCCGCCGCGCTCCCGCCGCTCCGCCCTCGCCCACGACCCGCGCGCCATCCGCCAGCAGCTCGTCCGCGACTACTACCCTGAGGGCGAAGTCAAAGAGTTCGCCGACGCCTACCGCGAAGCCCGCTCCCGCAGCCGCCACGCCGGCTGA